The following coding sequences lie in one Prosthecobacter vanneervenii genomic window:
- a CDS encoding CmpA/NrtA family ABC transporter substrate-binding protein gives MPKLTQIEKPAVSASYKPVRIGFIPLVDCAPLLVARHLDLFGKHGARVELSCEVGWATVREKLLYGQLDAAHAIAGLALALRLGLSSPPCRVVAPFVFNLHGNAITLSRDLWNRGVRDAASLKKLIRSTFSRRFTFAMVSRYASHCFLLRQWLQSGGIDVEKDVRIVALPPTQMTSSLAEGLIDGYCVGEPWNSYAVEQGIGWIAATSAQLVPEHPEKVLLTTEQFVTTHSAEVEAVISALKEACQFCDLRENRPEVVRILAGSGYFSVSEKILKRSLIGPLDLGTEKSVDVTDFHIFHRRDANTPVSDRGRWLLDQFIAHGLITSAQYAAGGTAMREAWTADLSFPQAKAAASNKTSKRIQQLKA, from the coding sequence ATGCCGAAGCTCACCCAGATCGAAAAGCCTGCTGTCTCCGCCTCCTATAAGCCGGTCCGCATCGGGTTCATCCCGCTTGTGGATTGCGCGCCTCTCCTGGTGGCGAGGCACCTGGATCTCTTCGGCAAACACGGCGCCCGGGTGGAGCTGAGCTGCGAAGTCGGCTGGGCTACCGTCCGCGAAAAGCTCCTCTACGGCCAGCTGGATGCCGCACACGCCATTGCCGGCCTGGCGCTCGCCCTGCGCCTCGGGCTCAGCTCACCGCCTTGCCGCGTGGTGGCCCCATTTGTCTTCAATCTTCATGGCAATGCCATCACTCTCAGCCGCGATCTTTGGAACCGCGGCGTGCGCGATGCCGCCAGCCTGAAAAAACTCATCCGCAGCACCTTCAGCCGCCGCTTCACCTTTGCCATGGTGTCGCGTTACGCCTCCCACTGCTTCCTGCTGCGCCAGTGGTTGCAGTCGGGCGGCATTGATGTGGAGAAGGACGTGCGCATCGTCGCCCTTCCGCCCACTCAGATGACCTCCAGCCTCGCCGAGGGGCTCATCGACGGTTACTGCGTTGGCGAGCCATGGAACTCCTACGCCGTGGAGCAGGGTATCGGCTGGATCGCCGCCACCAGCGCGCAGCTCGTACCAGAGCATCCTGAAAAGGTGCTGCTTACAACCGAGCAGTTTGTCACCACACACTCTGCGGAGGTGGAGGCCGTCATCAGCGCCTTGAAGGAGGCTTGCCAGTTTTGCGATCTGCGGGAGAACCGCCCCGAGGTCGTCCGCATTCTGGCCGGCAGCGGCTACTTCTCCGTCAGTGAAAAAATCCTCAAGCGCTCTCTCATCGGCCCGCTGGACCTCGGCACCGAGAAGTCCGTGGATGTGACCGACTTCCACATCTTCCACCGTCGGGATGCCAACACACCGGTGAGTGATCGCGGCCGCTGGCTGCTCGATCAGTTCATCGCCCACGGCCTCATTACCAGCGCCCAGTACGCCGCAGGCGGCACCGCAATGCGGGAGGCCTGGACTGCCGATCTCTCTTTCCCTCAAGCCAAAGCCGCCGCCAGCAACAAAACCAGCAAACGCATCCAGCAACTCAAAGCATGA
- a CDS encoding magnesium transporter codes for MKSSSESLLDAVSQSGAHDAADLLERASGEDAARVLQQLNPMVAQQVLEEMQEQPRTAALTFVPVQKARQWEKNREYPEDSIGWLMEAPVAVFRPDATARDTIEEVRSLSKKAFVTYGYITDEAGHLKGLLVMRDLMLAAPEARLEDIMIREPFTLDPAMELTEAMRVVVNKHYPVYPVCDQGGILLGLVRGQALFEARAIEISAQVGSMVGVEKEERLSTPLLRSLRFRHPWLQINLVTCFVAAAVVGVFQGTLDRMVLLAVFLPVLAGQSGNTGCQALAVALRGMTLGDLKPGEERQLVLKEGLLGLLNGMLVGISAGIGMWAYARYNANPHALTLAGVVWLAMTSSCVVSGLSGALIPLLLRKLGTDPATASSIFLTTATDVISMGTFLGLATLLVP; via the coding sequence ATGAAATCGTCCTCTGAATCCCTGCTAGACGCCGTCTCCCAGAGCGGAGCCCACGATGCCGCAGACCTGCTGGAGCGGGCCTCCGGGGAGGACGCCGCCCGCGTGCTGCAGCAGCTCAACCCCATGGTGGCCCAGCAGGTGCTGGAGGAGATGCAGGAGCAGCCGCGCACCGCGGCCCTCACCTTTGTGCCTGTGCAGAAGGCCCGCCAGTGGGAGAAAAACCGCGAGTATCCGGAGGACAGCATTGGCTGGCTCATGGAGGCGCCCGTGGCCGTCTTCCGTCCTGACGCCACCGCGCGGGACACCATCGAGGAGGTGCGCAGCCTCAGCAAAAAGGCCTTCGTCACCTACGGCTACATCACGGACGAAGCCGGTCACCTCAAAGGCCTCCTCGTCATGCGTGATCTCATGCTCGCAGCACCGGAGGCGCGGCTGGAGGACATCATGATCCGGGAGCCTTTCACCCTGGACCCCGCCATGGAGCTAACCGAGGCCATGCGCGTCGTCGTGAACAAGCACTACCCCGTCTATCCCGTGTGTGATCAGGGCGGCATCCTGCTGGGCCTCGTGCGCGGCCAGGCGCTCTTTGAGGCGCGCGCCATCGAGATCAGCGCGCAGGTCGGCTCCATGGTCGGTGTGGAAAAGGAGGAGCGCCTCTCCACGCCACTGCTGCGCAGCCTGCGCTTCCGCCACCCCTGGCTGCAGATCAATCTCGTCACCTGCTTCGTCGCAGCCGCTGTGGTGGGTGTGTTTCAGGGCACGCTGGACCGCATGGTGCTGCTGGCCGTCTTTCTCCCCGTGCTGGCGGGCCAGTCTGGAAATACCGGCTGCCAGGCCCTGGCCGTGGCGCTGCGTGGTATGACGCTCGGAGACCTGAAGCCCGGAGAGGAGCGCCAGCTCGTGCTCAAGGAAGGGCTCCTCGGCCTGCTCAATGGCATGCTGGTCGGCATCTCCGCAGGCATCGGCATGTGGGCCTATGCACGCTACAATGCCAATCCCCACGCCCTCACGCTGGCGGGTGTGGTGTGGCTGGCCATGACCTCCAGCTGTGTGGTCAGCGGCCTCAGCGGCGCGCTCATCCCGCTGCTGCTGCGAAAACTGGGCACCGACCCCGCCACCGCCTCCAGCATCTTCCTCACCACCGCCACGGATGTCATCAGCATGGGCACCTTCCTTGGTCTGGCCACGCTGCTCGTGCCATGA
- a CDS encoding rhomboid family protein: MSLYDRDYMREDAPGSESRTASGPTAFHVILGINIAVFVLQYVFETGWMRDPMTGAAMPIGGVSLDELAHGNVWTLFSYMFVHGGVGHFMLNMMLLWFAGRGVQQLFGSFHFTMIYLVSGIAGAAAEMAVNGLLEGDTSTTLIGASASDFGLLMALAVRQPGEKITAFIYFIIPIQIRLWTLAKGLFILQLVFGLASVLFHVLPEGMKIAYFAHLGGAALGWFYARSLGYGSRPMSYASQWQPVPYQQQQRKPAMARSTASRPPSELDVDTVPLPRRRPQKTLEELMEEDVNPLLDKISRYGKDSLTPEEQRKLEHSSNELKRRQSGDA; the protein is encoded by the coding sequence ATGTCCCTGTATGACCGAGACTACATGCGTGAAGATGCCCCCGGCTCTGAGAGCCGTACGGCCTCGGGTCCCACAGCGTTTCATGTGATCCTGGGCATCAACATCGCGGTGTTTGTACTGCAGTATGTCTTCGAGACCGGCTGGATGCGGGACCCGATGACCGGCGCGGCCATGCCGATCGGCGGTGTGAGCCTGGACGAGCTGGCGCACGGGAATGTGTGGACGCTCTTCAGCTACATGTTTGTGCACGGCGGTGTGGGCCACTTCATGCTGAACATGATGCTGCTGTGGTTTGCCGGGCGCGGGGTGCAGCAGCTCTTTGGCAGCTTTCACTTTACCATGATCTACCTGGTCTCCGGCATCGCCGGGGCGGCGGCGGAGATGGCGGTGAACGGGCTGCTGGAGGGAGACACCAGCACGACGCTGATCGGGGCTTCGGCCTCTGACTTTGGCCTGCTGATGGCGCTGGCGGTGCGTCAACCGGGAGAAAAAATCACGGCTTTCATCTATTTCATCATTCCCATCCAGATCCGTTTGTGGACGCTGGCCAAGGGGCTCTTCATCCTGCAGCTGGTGTTTGGACTGGCGAGCGTGCTTTTCCATGTGCTGCCGGAGGGCATGAAGATCGCGTATTTTGCCCATCTGGGTGGCGCGGCGCTGGGATGGTTTTATGCCCGCAGCCTGGGCTATGGCAGCCGCCCGATGTCGTATGCCAGCCAGTGGCAGCCGGTGCCTTACCAGCAGCAACAGCGCAAGCCCGCGATGGCACGCTCCACCGCCTCAAGACCACCCTCCGAGCTGGATGTGGACACTGTGCCTCTACCAAGACGACGCCCGCAAAAAACCCTGGAAGAGCTAATGGAAGAGGATGTGAACCCGCTGCTGGACAAGATCAGCCGCTACGGCAAGGACAGCCTGACACCGGAGGAGCAGCGCAAGCTGGAACACAGCAGCAATGAGCTGAAGCGCCGCCAGTCCGGCGATGCCTGA
- a CDS encoding SDR family oxidoreductase, with protein MSTPATSHPRTAVITGGAGDLAQAIAAELQCAGFTVLAPGRAAMDVTCADSVRAFFATLTGLDLLINNAGVCCDASTLKMSEADFDHVVNVNLKGAFFTTQAAVKLMSRQRHGHIINIGSYSALSGPAGQANYAAAKAGLIGLTQSTAKEYGPRNIRANCILPGFLDTKMTRHLIEDAARKDDLLGSHVLGRLNSPQDAARFIAFLQSMENVSGQVFQLDSRIRRWS; from the coding sequence ATGTCCACGCCCGCCACATCCCACCCACGCACCGCCGTCATCACCGGCGGAGCGGGGGATTTGGCGCAGGCCATTGCCGCAGAGCTTCAGTGTGCAGGCTTCACTGTCCTCGCTCCCGGACGTGCTGCGATGGATGTGACCTGTGCCGATTCCGTGCGCGCCTTCTTCGCCACACTGACTGGTCTTGATTTACTCATCAACAACGCTGGCGTCTGTTGTGACGCCTCTACGCTCAAGATGTCCGAGGCCGATTTCGACCACGTCGTGAATGTGAACCTGAAGGGCGCGTTTTTCACCACGCAGGCCGCCGTAAAGCTCATGTCCCGGCAGCGCCACGGCCACATCATCAATATCGGTTCCTACTCTGCCCTCAGCGGCCCCGCTGGACAGGCGAACTACGCTGCAGCCAAAGCAGGGCTCATCGGCCTGACGCAGAGCACTGCAAAGGAATACGGCCCACGAAACATCCGCGCCAACTGCATCCTGCCCGGCTTTCTGGACACCAAGATGACTCGCCACCTGATAGAAGACGCCGCGAGGAAGGATGATCTCCTCGGTTCTCACGTCCTCGGCCGCCTCAACAGCCCTCAGGATGCCGCTCGCTTCATCGCCTTTCTCCAAAGCATGGAAAATGTGAGCGGGCAGGTCTTCCAGCTCGACAGCCGCATTCGGCGCTGGAGTTGA
- a CDS encoding Gfo/Idh/MocA family protein gives MPAKKLNIAVVGLGFGAEFIPIWQRHPLTTCYAICQRDEKKLNTIGDAFDVDVRYTDFKSMLKDPNIDAVHINSPIPDHGWMSIAALKAGKHVACTVPMATNIEDCKKICDLVKKTGLSYMMMETVVYAREYLYMKEQLDKGTLGKLQFVQASHQQDMDGWPNYWPGLPPMWYATHCVGPVAGLIGKPAEYVSCFGSGTVRKELQKCYGSPFAVETAHIKFKGTDVNARIIRSLFDTARQYRESIDVYGDKVSIEWPLIEHEPLIMHRAKLPEHKIPKLVKAPDFAKRLPKPIQRFTTKGVYDLGKKTHLSFTQGSGHGGSHPHLAHEFASALAEKRQPFPNATQSANWTCVGLCAHQSAMAGGKIVKLPTFTLK, from the coding sequence ATGCCAGCCAAAAAGCTCAACATCGCCGTCGTCGGCCTCGGATTCGGGGCGGAGTTCATCCCCATCTGGCAGCGCCACCCGCTGACCACCTGCTACGCCATCTGCCAGCGCGATGAAAAGAAGCTCAACACCATCGGCGATGCCTTTGACGTGGACGTGCGCTACACGGACTTCAAGTCGATGCTCAAAGATCCGAACATCGATGCCGTGCACATCAACTCGCCGATTCCTGATCACGGCTGGATGAGTATCGCCGCGCTCAAAGCCGGCAAGCACGTGGCTTGCACTGTACCCATGGCCACCAACATCGAGGACTGCAAAAAGATCTGCGATCTCGTCAAAAAAACCGGCCTCAGCTACATGATGATGGAGACCGTCGTCTATGCCCGAGAGTACCTCTACATGAAGGAGCAGCTGGACAAAGGCACGCTGGGCAAGCTGCAGTTCGTCCAGGCCTCCCACCAGCAGGACATGGACGGCTGGCCCAACTACTGGCCGGGCCTCCCGCCCATGTGGTACGCCACTCACTGCGTCGGCCCTGTAGCAGGCCTCATCGGCAAACCCGCCGAATATGTGAGCTGCTTTGGCTCCGGCACCGTGCGCAAGGAGCTGCAAAAGTGCTATGGCTCTCCCTTCGCTGTCGAGACCGCTCACATCAAATTCAAAGGCACCGATGTGAACGCCCGGATCATCCGCAGCCTGTTTGACACCGCCCGCCAGTACCGCGAGAGCATTGATGTCTATGGCGACAAAGTCTCCATCGAGTGGCCGCTCATCGAGCATGAGCCGCTCATCATGCACCGCGCCAAGTTGCCAGAGCATAAGATCCCCAAGCTGGTAAAAGCTCCCGACTTTGCCAAGCGCCTGCCCAAGCCCATCCAGCGCTTCACCACCAAAGGCGTTTACGATCTCGGCAAGAAAACGCATCTCAGCTTCACGCAAGGCAGCGGCCACGGCGGCAGCCATCCGCATCTAGCTCATGAATTTGCCAGTGCTCTCGCTGAAAAGCGCCAGCCCTTCCCGAACGCCACCCAGTCCGCTAACTGGACTTGCGTGGGCCTCTGTGCCCACCAGTCCGCCATGGCCGGCGGCAAGATCGTGAAACTGCCGACCTTCACGCTGAAGTGA
- a CDS encoding LysR family transcriptional regulator, with amino-acid sequence MDQAIDTRQLRAFVRLARSGSFTQTGRELHLTQSAVSHAIKSLETDLGSTLFHRQGKRVHLTHAGRELLPHAESILQSMSHARSVLGTLDQTPRGRLRIGCTTAAAQFILPTVLREFKESFPLYEIKVTCGETPDTIDRLVNNEVDLAVSLRPMDVSRMNCHAIFDDELEFLVSPLHRWAQNKPKLKDAANETFIVASRNSLNFAMIQEYFLKNGVRLNSFIELGSSDAAVELAKLGIGVAIAAQWIARGEIEAGQLIALPLPKSKLKRRWIVSALKNRPLNLPERTFIGLCEEVGRRMGDGKL; translated from the coding sequence ATGGATCAAGCCATCGACACCCGACAGCTCCGCGCCTTTGTTCGCCTGGCGCGCAGCGGCAGCTTCACCCAGACCGGCCGCGAGCTGCACCTGACACAGAGCGCCGTCAGCCATGCCATCAAGTCCCTGGAGACGGATCTGGGCAGCACTCTTTTCCACCGGCAGGGCAAGCGTGTGCACCTCACGCATGCCGGGCGCGAGCTGCTGCCGCATGCAGAATCCATCCTGCAGTCCATGAGCCATGCGCGCTCCGTTCTCGGCACGCTGGACCAGACGCCGCGCGGGCGGCTTCGCATAGGCTGCACCACGGCGGCGGCGCAGTTCATTCTGCCCACGGTGCTGCGGGAGTTTAAGGAGTCTTTTCCTCTTTATGAGATCAAGGTCACGTGCGGAGAGACGCCGGACACGATCGACCGGCTGGTGAACAACGAGGTGGATCTGGCAGTGAGCCTGCGACCGATGGATGTGTCCCGCATGAACTGCCACGCCATCTTTGATGACGAGCTGGAGTTTCTCGTCTCACCCCTGCACCGCTGGGCGCAGAACAAGCCGAAGCTGAAGGACGCGGCCAACGAGACCTTCATCGTAGCCAGCCGCAACAGCCTGAACTTTGCCATGATCCAGGAGTACTTTTTGAAGAACGGCGTCCGGCTGAACTCCTTCATCGAGCTGGGCAGCTCAGATGCGGCGGTGGAGCTGGCCAAGCTGGGGATCGGCGTGGCGATCGCGGCGCAGTGGATTGCGCGTGGAGAGATCGAGGCGGGGCAGCTGATCGCGCTGCCGCTGCCGAAGTCCAAGCTCAAAAGGCGCTGGATCGTCTCAGCCCTAAAGAACCGCCCGCTGAACCTGCCGGAGCGCACCTTCATCGGCCTGTGCGAGGAGGTGGGCCGGCGTATGGGAGATGGCAAGCTCTGA
- a CDS encoding cob(I)yrinic acid a,c-diamide adenosyltransferase — protein sequence MSIATRKGDQGQTDLLFGCRLTKSHPRVHALGAVDELNAALGPLRIAALRAETREIVPQVQRWLIELMGELATPPGEEARYVATHPEHISSKHVLWLDEWVANLEAGGALKFKGWALPGEAGVMSGAYADLARVACRRAERNVIDLLGTPDEAPNAELIRFLNRLSDVLWLLARWEEQSAATE from the coding sequence ATGTCCATCGCCACCCGCAAAGGAGACCAAGGCCAGACCGATTTGCTGTTTGGATGCCGACTGACCAAGTCCCACCCGCGAGTTCATGCGCTGGGTGCGGTGGATGAGCTGAACGCCGCACTGGGTCCGCTGCGCATCGCGGCACTGCGTGCAGAGACGCGGGAGATCGTGCCGCAGGTGCAGCGATGGCTCATCGAGCTGATGGGAGAACTTGCCACCCCTCCAGGAGAAGAGGCCCGTTATGTAGCCACGCACCCAGAGCACATCTCCTCCAAGCATGTGCTGTGGCTGGATGAATGGGTGGCGAATCTGGAAGCCGGTGGTGCCCTGAAGTTTAAAGGCTGGGCCCTGCCTGGAGAAGCAGGTGTGATGAGCGGCGCCTATGCCGACCTGGCCCGCGTAGCCTGCCGACGTGCTGAGCGCAATGTCATCGACCTGCTAGGCACCCCTGACGAGGCACCGAATGCAGAGCTGATCCGTTTTTTAAACCGACTCTCCGATGTGCTGTGGCTGCTGGCACGCTGGGAGGAACAGAGTGCAGCGACAGAGTAG
- the queA gene encoding tRNA preQ1(34) S-adenosylmethionine ribosyltransferase-isomerase QueA — protein MLTSDFDYNLPPELIASEPLAERSASRMMVVHRKEGHIEHRMFRDVGQFISREAGDLLVLNDTRVVPARYFTDKGYEVLRVQMLTPTRWRCMVRPGKKFRVGHTFSIGEATGTVVEIAEENGDRIIEFDRVVDESKHGHLALPHYMGREDQPADRERYQTVFARSEGSIAAPTAGLHFTPEVLNPLPHTFVTLHVGVGTFQPVKVENIAEHKMHSEVYEVSEATAQAVQKAKRVIPVGTTAMRTLETVARDHGKVVAAQGSTDIFIHPGFEFRVAGGLLTNFHLPKSTLIMLVSALAGRELILEAYAEAIREKYRFFSYGDCMMIV, from the coding sequence ATGCTTACCTCCGACTTCGACTACAACCTGCCACCCGAACTCATTGCCAGCGAGCCGCTGGCGGAAAGGTCAGCGTCTCGCATGATGGTAGTGCACCGGAAGGAGGGGCACATCGAACACCGGATGTTCCGTGACGTGGGGCAGTTCATCTCTCGGGAGGCGGGAGACCTGCTGGTGCTAAATGACACGCGCGTGGTTCCGGCGCGCTACTTTACCGACAAAGGCTACGAGGTACTGCGCGTGCAGATGCTCACACCAACGCGCTGGCGCTGCATGGTCAGGCCGGGAAAGAAATTCCGCGTGGGCCACACCTTCTCCATCGGCGAGGCAACGGGCACGGTGGTGGAGATCGCGGAAGAAAACGGCGACCGTATTATCGAGTTTGACCGTGTGGTGGATGAGTCAAAGCACGGCCACCTGGCACTGCCGCATTACATGGGGCGCGAGGACCAGCCTGCGGACCGCGAGCGCTACCAGACGGTGTTTGCGCGCAGCGAAGGCTCCATCGCCGCACCCACGGCCGGATTACACTTCACGCCGGAGGTGCTCAATCCCCTGCCCCACACCTTTGTCACGCTGCATGTGGGCGTGGGCACCTTCCAGCCCGTGAAGGTCGAAAACATCGCCGAGCACAAGATGCACTCGGAGGTCTATGAAGTTTCAGAAGCCACCGCGCAGGCCGTTCAAAAAGCAAAGCGTGTCATCCCCGTGGGCACCACCGCCATGCGCACGCTTGAGACCGTGGCGCGCGATCACGGAAAAGTCGTCGCAGCTCAGGGCAGCACAGACATTTTCATTCACCCAGGTTTTGAGTTTCGTGTAGCGGGCGGCCTGCTGACAAACTTCCACCTGCCCAAGTCCACGCTCATCATGCTGGTCAGCGCTCTCGCTGGAAGAGAGCTAATCCTGGAGGCGTACGCCGAGGCGATCCGGGAGAAGTACCGCTTCTTCAGCTACGGGGATTGCATGATGATTGTGTGA